The segment TTAATGTTCTGCCACGTGAGTTGCTCCGCGGTATATGGCGGCAATTGTTCCTTATACGTTTGGAAGATGTCGTCGATGAACGCATGCCATCTATAGAACATCGGATCACGCATTGCCGTCGCTGGTTCATTAATCAAACCAAACGATTCCAAATGTTTGTTCGTTGGATCGTGAGCGAACGAGATGATCACGTGACCTTCATTATGTAAAGTTCCGTAGTATTGACGATTTGGAGATAAGGAGCTTGATTCCACGATATTTCCTAAGATATCGATACCAGAATCCGTATTTCCATCAGCTGTCAGGGGAATTCTCTGCCCTGAAGTGTTTTGAACTGCCATCTGGTGGATCGCTTCGAAGATCCGATCACGCCAACGCTCGAGATCAGCGATATCCAAACGGATCTGGTCAGTTTCGCGATTGATATCCGACAAGAAAGTGTTATCGGAACGTGCTGGCCATGCCCGAGTTGCCACTGAAGAATCCATTTTAGGGAAATATCCTTCGAGCATCGGTTTTCGGAAGTCATTGTAGCGTTGGACGCGTTGCAAGCGATTTCCTAAACGCTCCGTGTTGTAACGCGCGATGATTTGTTGATGCGCATAGAAGAAAAGTTCGCCACGACGATCTTTATTGACAAGAGCTGGATTGGAAGCTTCATAGGGATAAACTAAATGCCAATGCCAGTGATGCAAATTTAGTCCGGGATCCTCGCGGAAGTACCATAGCTGATGTTCAGGCTCCAAATCGGAGGCCGTGTAATCGCGAGGAATGCGAATCGGTTTACGATTATTCGGATCAACGACGTAAGTTTCTTCGCGTAGACGTCCCATGACCTTGGAGTCGACAAATTTGCTTGGGAAGGTTTCAATTAACGAAGGAATTGCGACGTCTTTGGTATCGGGACGATGGAGCAAAGCACAGGCGTAGGCATATTGGAACAGTTGGGGATTTACGCGATCACGGGCGTAACAGGCGACAGCTAAAAGATCTTCAGTGTTGCGAACTCCTACAAAAATTTAGAGGTTTACGTTGATTAACTCTTCTGGAGTAAATTTTGCTCCTTGGGAGTAAAGTTGGCTacttatgattaaaattaactctttGGGAGTAAAATTGGGAGTAAATTTTGCTTCTTGAGAGTAATTTTAACCCATCAGAAGTCAATTAAACCgatcaagaattaatttaacccATCAGGAGTAAACTTAGCTCTCATGAGTAAATTTAACTCTTCGAGAGTAAATTTAACCTATCAGGAGTTAATTTAGCTCTTTGAAAGTAAATTTAGCTCTTTAGGAGTTAATTTAGCTCCTTATGAGTTAATTTAGCTCCTTGGGAGTAAATTTAGCCCTTAAGAAGTAATTTAGCTCCTTATGAGTTGATTTAGCTCCTTGGGAGTAAATTTAGCTCTTTAGGAGTTAATTTAGCTCCTTATGAGTTAATTTAGCTCCTTGGGAGTAAATTTAGCTCTTTAGGAGTTAATTTAGCTCCTTGGGAGTTAATTTAGCTCCTTGGGAGTAAAATAGCTCTTTAGGAGTTAATTTAGCTCCTTATGAGTTAATTTAGCTCCTTGGGAGTAAATTTAGCTCTTTAGGAGTTAATTTAGCTCTTTGAGAGTTTATTTAGTCCCTCGACTCGTGACATTATATGCAAAAAATCTCACCCATAAAGATATCAATCATCTGCCCAGCCAATTTTCGATGTCTTGCAATCCACAAAGAAAACGGTTCATCCCGTGCCAGTGCCGTAATTGCGTTAATATTTGGCGGCGTAATATTTTTCACGGGAATTCGTTCGTTCACATCGTCAAACCGATTGGCAATTTCACTGGCAATCGGCTTGTAACGTTCCGTATAAAAACGATCTGACAACTCAAACTTTACATTGTCGCCTTTGGTCGTGAAAACCGGTTCACTTGGACGATCAAATAGCAACAACAGATTCTTTTTGATGTCAGCCATCTTTTTGATTAGATGTAAAGTACTTGAGTTACTCGGAACGAATGTCTTTCAAACTTCAAATTCAGATGATTTTATACTCGGTTGTTACCGCAAGATACTTCCCACAGGAGATTATTTCGACGTGAATGATTAGAATATTTGGCGGAGACGTACGAGACAGAAATGGAGAAGATAAGGCGAAATTTTTATCGTCTATACCGGCATTTCCTGTGGTTTTTCTTGAGAGAACGACAAATCGGGTGTTTCTCTatttggaaagaaaaaaaaatgaaataaattcaaagctCTCaagaaagtaatttaatttcagttttttttcttttacaattGCACCACAAATGATGGTTTTTGTATGagcttttattaaagtttactTTGTGGCTCGAGGTATGTCACACATTGAGTCTCAGATTTTTGCAATTATtcgtaatgaaataaaatgaaattttcgaaaatctactaaatttacaaattttcgaaaaaatgtccattttcgaaaatccttCCATTgagttttcgaatttttttcattgagtcttcaaattcttaaatgaagtctttaagattttttaaaaattcttattgtgactttgcaaattttcgaaaaatttactattttcgaaaaatttactattttcgaaaaatattattcattgatattacaaattttcaggaaaattttcgaaaatcctttcattttagttttcgaaaatttttccaacgcTTAAagacaagtttaaaaaaaaaacttatcaactttgaaaattttcgaaagtcccttcattttcgaaaaatttcaattaaagtttaaaattttcgaaaatcctttcattttagttttcgaaaatatattaatttagtcTGAAAGTTGAATGAAATCCTTAAATtaagtctttaatttttacaaaatttgtattattgactttacaaattttcgaacaaattttaactatGTCTATTAAagtttcgaattttcgaaaattatctttataatcttccacaaaactttttttcacattatttatCTAAGGTAAAGAAGTATCTACGTTACAATTTCCTTACATTTCCAAaccaaatataatttaaacgacatggaaaaacacaaaatttaataaaacaaatgcAAAGATGCAAAGATAAGTAAAAAGAAActctcaaggaaaaaaataaaatgtataaaaacaaaatgtctATGGAAGAAATAAAATGCATGGAAGCGTGTAAAAGTACATCTTCCAAACATTAGTTGTACTTGTTTTATGACATAACATCCTTTTTCCTCATACCTTATTCCTTTAACACACATTTACATGGCTCTTAAATCTTTTAACTACACATATGTGATGTACGaggaaaaacatattttattacttcatgtaacgacgacgaagacgacgacgaacgacgaTCATGTTAAAAAGATAACGaaggaagaaaagaaaagagaaaagatgaaattttatttactgtaaaatttaataatcttAATGAGAGTTGAGGTATGTGATGTGTGCGTAAAGAGGATGTTTTAGAGACCGAAAAATGGAttaaattgatggaaaatgtggttgatttttattacattacacAAATTTGTGATTCAATAGAAATTTTcgggttttaaaataaaataaaaaagggttAAGTAAAATCTTggcaaacaaatttaattgaacttttttttcgtgtcatcTGGGTTTTGACACATATTAAAACTAACTGACTAgtaacgataaaaataatatttagaaTAGAAGGAATGATAAAAACGGAATGTAAGAACTAAATTTGCATTCTGGCAATTTAAAGAgattattttgtcattttagcATTTTGTTGTTAACGACGGGGACTTTAAGCTTTAGATTTGTATGTGAACAAAGATgcttttaaaaacaacaatttaaatagtaagacctttatacaaaaaaaaaagtttacctcgttgcaaaatttaacaataaatggGACGAAAATGATAAAACCTGACCCTGTTTTGAGATTTAAGCGCTTTTTGGGGTTATTGGATCTCAAATGGACCtaacattaaatttgttaaagtttGCCCTTCAATGACCTTCAAagctttcaattttataacctTTCAAAATCATAAcccggaaaaattaaaaaacgtaATGAGAAGAGTCTTAAGAAGAGCTTTTGGATAAAAACGAGTAAAAAATATctctcaagaaaattttctgatccCCAGAACCTTAACCGACTGAATAAATTCCTTAAAGAATCAATCTGAATTCATaaaaggtcaatttgatccctttcaAGGTCATTTGAAGGTTAAGTCAGTCTaaaaggggtcaaattaacctTTTAAGGATTCAGATTGGCTCGTTTAGGAATTAAATCAATCCTTAAAGCTTTTAGGGATCAGGAAATGTACTTGAGGGATCAATCTTGCTCGTATTT is part of the Culicoides brevitarsis isolate CSIRO-B50_1 chromosome 3, AGI_CSIRO_Cbre_v1, whole genome shotgun sequence genome and harbors:
- the LOC134834424 gene encoding phenoloxidase 2-like: MADIKKNLLLLFDRPSEPVFTTKGDNVKFELSDRFYTERYKPIASEIANRFDDVNERIPVKNITPPNINAITALARDEPFSLWIARHRKLAGQMIDIFMGVRNTEDLLAVACYARDRVNPQLFQYAYACALLHRPDTKDVAIPSLIETFPSKFVDSKVMGRLREETYVVDPNNRKPIRIPRDYTASDLEPEHQLWYFREDPGLNLHHWHWHLVYPYEASNPALVNKDRRGELFFYAHQQIIARYNTERLGNRLQRVQRYNDFRKPMLEGYFPKMDSSVATRAWPARSDNTFLSDINRETDQIRLDIADLERWRDRIFEAIHQMAVQNTSGQRIPLTADGNTDSGIDILGNIVESSSLSPNRQYYGTLHNEGHVIISFAHDPTNKHLESFGLINEPATAMRDPMFYRWHAFIDDIFQTYKEQLPPYTAEQLTWQNINVTAVEVQPRQGPKNTFQTFWNRSAVDFSRGLDFQPRGSVYVEFDHLNHTPFMYRIQVENRTRQTRLGMCRIFMAPKNDERNVGMLFRDQRVLMIEMDKFIVQLNPGSTVIQRNSDASSVTIPFEMTFRNVDANRPAANTPEADQFNVCGCGWPQHLLVPRGQTGPGQDFQLFVMISDYEQDKIDQDLVGTCNQAASFCGIRDRKYPDRRPMGYPFDRVPRAGVDTMSSFLTPNMKLQDVKVVFTDQIRPRPN